A region from the Streptomyces sp. 3214.6 genome encodes:
- a CDS encoding acyl-CoA carboxylase subunit beta — protein MAELHEIRAQALAGPSEKATQAQHAKGKLTARERIELLVDPGSFQEVEQLRRHRATGFGLEAKKPFTDGVITGWGTVEGRTVFVYAHDFRIFGGALGEAHATKIHKIMDMAIAAGAPLVSLNDGAGARIQEGVSALAGYGGIFQRNTKASGVIPQISVMLGPCAGGAAYSPALTDFVFMVRETSQMFITGPDVVKAVTGEEITQNGLGGADVHAETSGVCHFAYDDEETCIAEVRYLLSLLPQNNRENPPRVESGDPADRRSDVLLDLVPADGNRPYDMTKVIEEIVDDGEYVEVHERWARNIICALGRLGGQVVGIVANQPQSLAGVLDIEASEKAARFVQMCDAFNIPIVTFLDVPGFLPGVDQEHGGIIRHGAKLLYAYCNATVPRISLILRKAYGGAYIVMDSQSIGADLTYAWPTNEIAVMGAEGAANVIFRRQIAEAGDPEAMRARMVKEYKSELMHPYYAAERGLVDDVIDPAETREVLIRSLAMLQSKHADLPSRKHGNPPQ, from the coding sequence GTGGCCGAGCTGCACGAGATCCGTGCCCAGGCGCTGGCCGGCCCGAGCGAGAAGGCGACCCAGGCGCAGCACGCCAAGGGCAAGCTGACCGCCCGGGAGCGGATCGAGCTGCTTGTGGACCCCGGGTCCTTCCAGGAGGTCGAGCAGCTGCGCCGGCACCGGGCGACCGGGTTCGGCCTGGAGGCCAAGAAGCCGTTCACCGACGGTGTCATCACCGGCTGGGGCACGGTGGAGGGCCGTACGGTCTTCGTCTACGCCCATGACTTCCGCATCTTCGGCGGCGCGCTGGGCGAGGCCCACGCCACGAAGATCCACAAGATCATGGACATGGCCATCGCGGCCGGCGCCCCGCTCGTCTCCCTCAACGACGGCGCCGGCGCCCGCATCCAGGAGGGCGTCTCCGCGCTCGCCGGCTACGGCGGCATCTTCCAGCGCAACACCAAGGCCTCCGGAGTCATCCCGCAGATCAGCGTGATGCTCGGTCCCTGCGCGGGCGGCGCGGCCTACAGCCCCGCCCTGACCGACTTCGTCTTCATGGTCCGCGAGACCTCGCAGATGTTCATCACCGGCCCGGACGTCGTCAAGGCGGTCACCGGCGAGGAGATCACCCAGAACGGCCTCGGCGGCGCCGACGTGCACGCCGAGACCTCCGGCGTCTGCCACTTCGCGTACGACGACGAGGAGACCTGCATCGCGGAGGTCCGCTACCTCCTGTCGCTGCTCCCGCAGAACAACCGCGAGAACCCCCCGCGCGTCGAGTCCGGCGACCCGGCCGACCGCCGCAGCGACGTCCTGCTCGACCTGGTCCCGGCGGACGGCAACCGCCCGTACGACATGACCAAGGTCATCGAGGAGATCGTCGACGACGGCGAGTACGTCGAGGTCCATGAGCGCTGGGCCCGCAACATCATCTGCGCCCTGGGCCGGCTGGGCGGCCAGGTCGTCGGCATCGTGGCCAACCAGCCGCAGTCCCTCGCCGGCGTCCTGGACATCGAGGCGTCGGAAAAAGCTGCACGCTTTGTCCAGATGTGTGACGCTTTCAATATCCCGATCGTCACCTTCCTGGATGTCCCCGGGTTCCTCCCGGGCGTCGACCAGGAGCACGGCGGAATCATCCGTCACGGCGCGAAGCTGCTCTACGCCTACTGCAACGCGACCGTGCCGAGGATCTCGCTGATCCTGCGCAAGGCGTACGGAGGTGCCTACATCGTCATGGACAGCCAGTCCATCGGTGCGGACCTCACCTACGCCTGGCCGACGAACGAGATCGCCGTGATGGGCGCCGAAGGTGCCGCCAACGTCATCTTCCGGCGTCAGATCGCCGAGGCCGGGGACCCCGAGGCCATGCGGGCCCGCATGGTCAAGGAGTACAAGTCCGAGCTGATGCACCCGTACTACGCGGCGGAGCGCGGCCTGGTCGACGACGTCATCGACCCCGCCGAGACCCGCGAGGTCCTCATCAGGTCCCTCGCCATGCTGCAGTCCAAGCACGCCGACCTGCCCTCGCGCAAGCACGGCAACCCCCCGCAGTAA
- a CDS encoding branched-chain amino acid aminotransferase produces MTTPTIELKPSASPLSAAERQAILANPGFGRHFTDHMVTIKWTEGRGWHDGQLVPYAPIPLDPATMVLHYAQEIFEGLKAYRRPDGSVATFRPDQNAKRFQRSARRLAMPELPVETFIEACDALVGQDKDWVPAHGGEESLYLRPFMIATEVGLGVKPANEYLFIVIASPAGAYFPGGVKPVSIWVSEEHVRAVPGGMGDAKTGGNYAASLLAQAEAAAQGCAQVCYLDAVERKWVEELGGMNLYFVYGNKIITPSLTGSILEGVTRDSLLSVARDLGYEAEEGRVSVDQWQRDSENGTLQEVFACGTAAVITPVGTVKRTSGEWQQSGGEPGEVTLKLRQALLDIQRGTAEDKHGWMHELG; encoded by the coding sequence ATGACGACGCCCACGATCGAGCTCAAGCCCTCCGCCAGCCCGCTCTCCGCCGCCGAGCGGCAGGCGATCCTGGCGAACCCCGGGTTCGGCCGCCACTTCACCGACCACATGGTGACGATCAAGTGGACGGAGGGCCGCGGCTGGCACGACGGTCAGCTCGTTCCGTACGCGCCGATCCCGCTCGACCCGGCCACCATGGTCCTGCACTACGCGCAGGAGATCTTCGAGGGCCTGAAGGCGTACCGCCGTCCCGACGGCTCCGTCGCCACCTTCCGCCCCGACCAGAACGCCAAGCGTTTCCAGCGCTCCGCACGCCGGCTCGCCATGCCCGAACTGCCGGTCGAGACGTTCATCGAGGCCTGTGACGCCCTCGTCGGCCAGGACAAGGACTGGGTGCCCGCACACGGCGGCGAGGAATCCCTCTACCTGCGCCCCTTCATGATCGCGACCGAGGTCGGCCTGGGCGTGAAGCCGGCCAACGAGTACCTCTTCATCGTGATCGCCTCGCCGGCCGGCGCCTACTTCCCGGGTGGCGTCAAGCCCGTCTCCATCTGGGTCTCCGAGGAGCACGTCCGCGCCGTCCCCGGCGGCATGGGCGACGCCAAGACGGGCGGCAACTACGCCGCCTCCCTGCTCGCCCAGGCCGAGGCCGCCGCGCAGGGCTGCGCCCAGGTCTGCTACCTCGACGCGGTCGAGCGCAAGTGGGTCGAGGAACTCGGCGGCATGAACCTGTACTTCGTGTACGGCAACAAGATCATCACGCCGTCGCTGACGGGCTCCATCCTGGAGGGCGTCACCCGTGACAGCCTCCTCAGCGTCGCCCGCGACCTCGGCTACGAGGCCGAGGAGGGCCGCGTCTCCGTCGACCAGTGGCAGCGCGACTCCGAGAACGGCACGCTGCAGGAGGTCTTCGCCTGCGGCACCGCCGCCGTGATCACCCCGGTCGGCACGGTCAAGCGCACCAGCGGCGAGTGGCAGCAGTCGGGCGGCGAGCCCGGCGAGGTCACCCTCAAGCTTCGCCAGGCCCTGCTGGACATCCAGCGCGGCACGGCCGAGGACAAGCACGGCTGGATGCACGAGCTGGGCTGA
- a CDS encoding GNAT family N-acetyltransferase: MIRAATPHDVPEIRAMIRELAEYEKALEQARASQEQLLEALFGEHPAAFVLIAEDDENGQVVGFALWFPRFSTWTGTRGMHLEDLFVRPQARGGGYGKALLASLAALCREKGYERFEWWVLAWNEPTIDFYKSLGVEFLDEWRVCRLSGEPLDALASLAPVRRSGD, translated from the coding sequence GTGATTCGAGCCGCCACCCCGCACGACGTGCCCGAGATACGCGCGATGATTCGCGAGCTCGCCGAGTACGAGAAGGCCCTGGAGCAGGCTCGGGCCAGCCAGGAGCAGCTGCTTGAGGCGTTGTTCGGGGAGCATCCCGCCGCGTTCGTGTTGATCGCCGAGGATGACGAGAACGGGCAGGTCGTCGGGTTCGCGTTGTGGTTTCCGCGGTTCTCGACCTGGACCGGCACGCGTGGCATGCATCTGGAGGATCTGTTCGTGCGGCCGCAGGCCCGTGGTGGTGGGTATGGCAAGGCGCTGCTCGCGTCGCTCGCCGCGCTCTGCCGGGAAAAGGGTTACGAGCGGTTCGAGTGGTGGGTGCTGGCCTGGAACGAGCCGACGATCGACTTCTACAAGTCGCTCGGGGTGGAGTTCCTCGACGAGTGGAGGGTGTGCCGCCTGAGTGGTGAGCCCCTCGACGCGCTCGCCTCGCTCGCTCCCGTTAGGCGTTCCGGGGACTGA
- a CDS encoding acyl-CoA carboxylase subunit epsilon: protein MNTPDIRVEKGHAEPEEVAAITAILLARAAARSSETPEAHHRRPKAGWRRLEREGGFRAPHSWH from the coding sequence ATGAACACTCCCGACATCCGCGTCGAGAAGGGCCACGCCGAGCCCGAGGAAGTCGCCGCCATCACGGCGATCCTCCTGGCCCGCGCCGCCGCCCGCTCCTCCGAGACCCCCGAGGCGCACCACCGCCGCCCCAAGGCCGGCTGGCGCCGCCTGGAGCGCGAGGGCGGCTTCCGGGCCCCGCACAGCTGGCACTGA
- the cimA gene encoding citramalate synthase, which yields MTATSELDDSFHVFDTTLRDGAQREGINLTVADKLAIARHLDDFGVGFIEGGWPGANPRDTEFFARAQQEIDFQHAQLVAFGSTRRAGTKAAEDPQVKALLASGAPVITLVAKSHDRHVELALRTTLDENLAMVSDTVSFLKAQGRRVFIDCEHFFDGYRANPEYAKAVVRAAAEAGADVVILCDTNGGMLPAQVQAVVSTVLADTGARLGIHAQDDTGCAVANTLAAVDAGATHVQCTANGYGERVGNANLFPVVAALELKYGKKVLPDGRLREMTRISHAIAEVVNLTPSTHQPYVGVSAFAHKAGLHASAIKVDPDLYQHIDPEQVGNTMRMLVSDMAGRASIELKGKELGVDLGGDRELVGRVVERVKERELKGYTYEAADASFELLLRGEVEGSPLKYFEVESWRAIVEDRPDGTHANEATVKLWAKAERIVATAEGNGPVNALDRALRVALEKIYPQLAKLDLVDYKVRILEGVHGTQSTTRVLISTSDGTGEWSTVGVADNVIAASWQALEDAYTYGLLRAGVDPAE from the coding sequence ATGACCGCAACCAGCGAACTCGACGATTCGTTCCACGTCTTCGACACCACCCTGCGCGACGGCGCGCAGCGTGAGGGCATCAACCTCACCGTCGCCGACAAGCTGGCCATCGCCCGGCATCTGGACGACTTCGGTGTGGGCTTCATCGAGGGTGGCTGGCCCGGCGCCAACCCGCGCGACACCGAGTTCTTCGCCCGCGCCCAGCAGGAGATCGACTTCCAGCACGCCCAGCTCGTCGCCTTCGGCTCGACCCGCCGGGCAGGCACGAAGGCGGCGGAGGACCCGCAGGTCAAGGCGCTGCTGGCGTCGGGCGCGCCGGTGATCACCCTGGTCGCGAAGTCCCACGACCGGCATGTCGAGCTAGCCCTGCGCACCACGCTGGACGAGAACCTGGCGATGGTGAGCGACACGGTGTCCTTCCTGAAGGCCCAGGGCCGCCGGGTCTTCATCGACTGCGAGCACTTCTTCGACGGCTACCGCGCGAACCCCGAGTACGCCAAGGCGGTCGTCCGGGCGGCGGCCGAGGCCGGCGCGGACGTGGTCATCCTGTGCGACACCAACGGCGGCATGCTTCCCGCGCAGGTCCAGGCCGTCGTCTCCACGGTCCTCGCCGACACCGGCGCCCGCCTCGGCATCCACGCCCAGGACGACACCGGCTGCGCGGTCGCCAACACCCTCGCCGCGGTGGACGCGGGCGCGACGCATGTGCAGTGCACGGCGAACGGCTACGGCGAGCGGGTCGGCAACGCCAACCTGTTCCCGGTGGTCGCCGCCCTGGAGCTGAAGTACGGCAAGAAGGTCCTGCCCGACGGCAGGCTCCGTGAGATGACGCGCATCTCGCACGCGATCGCCGAGGTCGTCAACCTCACCCCGTCCACGCATCAGCCGTACGTGGGAGTGTCCGCCTTCGCCCACAAGGCGGGTCTGCACGCCTCCGCCATCAAGGTGGACCCCGACCTGTACCAGCACATCGACCCCGAGCAGGTCGGCAACACCATGCGGATGCTGGTGTCGGACATGGCGGGGCGCGCGTCCATCGAGCTCAAGGGCAAGGAGCTCGGCGTCGACCTGGGAGGCGACCGCGAACTCGTCGGCCGGGTCGTGGAGCGGGTCAAGGAGCGCGAGCTCAAGGGCTACACCTACGAGGCCGCCGACGCCTCCTTCGAGCTGCTGCTGCGGGGCGAGGTCGAGGGCAGCCCGCTGAAGTACTTCGAGGTGGAGTCCTGGCGGGCCATCGTCGAGGACCGCCCCGACGGCACCCACGCCAACGAGGCCACGGTCAAGCTGTGGGCCAAGGCCGAGCGCATCGTCGCCACGGCGGAGGGCAACGGCCCCGTCAACGCCCTGGACCGCGCGCTGCGCGTGGCGCTGGAGAAGATCTACCCCCAGCTGGCCAAGCTCGACCTGGTCGACTACAAGGTCCGCATCCTGGAGGGCGTCCACGGCACCCAGTCCACCACCCGCGTCCTGATCTCCACGAGCGACGGCACGGGCGAGTGGTCCACGGTGGGCGTGGCGGACAACGTCATCGCCGCCTCGTGGCAGGCCCTGGAGGACGCCTACACCTACGGGCTGCTGCGGGCGGGAGTCGACCCGGCGGAGTAG
- a CDS encoding tetratricopeptide repeat protein, translating to MSNLPGAPALFTGRDTEAERLLDILDPAAGPGRAVDDGVHVGVGVAAVAGLGGVGKTALALHVAYAARARGWFPGGALFVDLRGYDEVPATPEHAVLSLLRVLGEDGPGDEDLFGRYRAELARREPVLIVLDNVSDPAQVAPLLPGEGDGHRVLVTSRDVQDSLPVRQFTIGLLETDDACLLVDRSLREHDPEDRRATEQPDAVRELAALCGHLPLALLIAAALLRRRKPRPVSTLTAELRTAADRIRALRFKGVDQYRRELALRPVFDVMYGRLEPEVARVLRALGQAPAAEVWMGSAVVLANMELEELRPLLDDLVAASLLTADPGGELWRMHDLVQVYVRSVSDADPETAQETETALGHLLDISEIGVRSANNCLWPGMHPEVPDSLDSFGGDYLRALNWLDVERQMLLGLARWMDTDAPERARKAMALGLNLDMYLHLRRAHHDWLEVATAAHRTARRLGDTAAEAAACQSLGMSLATLGRGEEAVPFLRRATELCAETRNQRAEGGAWANLGIVLSRLGRYAEAVRAHRSSLRLYEALGDRRAKGAALLNYGVTLHALGRYDDSLANTRKALRIALELGNKAGEATARSHLGHLSLAAGRPDLAADEYLRSARLHTALDNPHAAATAALCNGQALRVLGRHAEAEYALRAAAACFEYAGSEKEAKQALRLAAQRYDAGGPPGAR from the coding sequence GTGTCCAACCTGCCAGGCGCACCTGCCCTGTTCACGGGCCGGGACACCGAGGCCGAGCGACTGTTGGACATCCTCGATCCGGCCGCCGGGCCCGGCAGAGCCGTCGATGACGGTGTCCATGTCGGCGTCGGTGTCGCCGCCGTCGCCGGTCTGGGCGGTGTGGGCAAGACGGCCCTCGCCCTGCACGTGGCGTACGCGGCACGCGCACGGGGCTGGTTCCCCGGCGGGGCGCTCTTCGTGGACCTGCGCGGGTACGACGAGGTCCCGGCGACCCCCGAGCACGCCGTGCTGTCGCTGCTGCGGGTGCTCGGCGAGGACGGGCCGGGCGACGAGGACCTCTTCGGCCGCTACCGTGCCGAACTCGCCCGCCGCGAGCCGGTGTTGATCGTCCTCGACAACGTCTCCGACCCGGCTCAGGTCGCCCCCCTGCTGCCCGGGGAAGGCGACGGGCACCGCGTGCTGGTGACCTCCCGGGACGTCCAGGACTCCCTCCCCGTACGGCAGTTCACGATCGGCTTGCTGGAGACCGACGACGCCTGTCTGCTCGTGGACCGCTCCCTGCGAGAACACGACCCCGAGGACCGGCGCGCCACCGAACAACCCGACGCCGTCCGTGAACTGGCGGCCCTGTGCGGCCACTTGCCCCTCGCCCTGCTGATCGCCGCCGCGCTGCTACGACGCCGTAAACCTCGCCCGGTCAGCACGCTGACCGCCGAACTGCGCACCGCCGCCGACCGGATCCGGGCGCTGCGGTTCAAGGGGGTGGACCAGTACCGGCGGGAGCTGGCGCTGCGGCCGGTCTTCGATGTGATGTACGGCCGGTTGGAGCCCGAGGTGGCCCGGGTGCTGCGGGCGCTGGGGCAGGCGCCCGCAGCCGAGGTGTGGATGGGCTCCGCGGTCGTCCTCGCGAACATGGAGCTGGAGGAGTTGCGGCCTTTGCTGGACGACCTGGTCGCCGCGTCCCTGCTGACCGCGGACCCCGGCGGCGAGCTGTGGCGGATGCACGACCTGGTCCAGGTGTACGTCCGCAGCGTGTCGGACGCGGACCCGGAGACCGCTCAGGAGACGGAGACCGCCCTGGGGCACCTCCTCGACATCTCCGAGATCGGTGTGCGGTCCGCCAACAACTGCCTCTGGCCCGGCATGCACCCCGAGGTCCCCGACTCCTTGGACTCCTTCGGCGGCGACTACCTGCGCGCGCTGAACTGGCTCGACGTGGAACGCCAGATGCTCCTCGGCCTGGCCCGGTGGATGGACACGGACGCCCCGGAGCGGGCCAGGAAGGCCATGGCACTGGGGCTCAATCTCGACATGTACCTGCATCTGCGCCGGGCCCACCACGACTGGCTGGAGGTGGCGACGGCCGCGCACCGGACCGCGCGGCGTCTGGGCGACACGGCGGCCGAGGCCGCCGCGTGCCAGTCGCTGGGCATGAGCCTGGCCACCCTCGGCCGGGGCGAGGAGGCGGTCCCCTTTCTGCGCCGCGCGACAGAGCTCTGCGCCGAGACGCGGAACCAGCGGGCGGAAGGCGGCGCGTGGGCGAACCTCGGGATCGTCCTGAGCAGGCTGGGCAGGTACGCCGAGGCCGTCCGGGCCCATCGGAGCAGCCTGCGCCTCTACGAAGCGCTCGGCGACCGGCGCGCAAAGGGAGCCGCGCTCCTCAACTACGGCGTCACCCTCCACGCGCTGGGACGATACGACGACTCGCTCGCCAACACCCGCAAAGCCCTCCGCATCGCTCTCGAACTGGGCAACAAGGCCGGCGAGGCGACCGCGCGATCCCACCTGGGCCACCTCTCGCTGGCGGCCGGCCGCCCCGACCTGGCCGCCGACGAGTACCTGCGCTCCGCCCGCCTCCACACCGCACTCGACAACCCCCACGCGGCAGCGACAGCTGCCCTCTGCAACGGCCAGGCCCTGCGTGTCCTGGGCCGCCACGCCGAGGCCGAATACGCCCTGAGAGCCGCCGCCGCCTGCTTCGAATACGCCGGCTCGGAGAAGGAAGCGAAGCAGGCCCTGCGGCTGGCCGCGCAACGGTATGACGCCGGCGGGCCGCCCGGTGCCCGGTGA
- a CDS encoding S1 family peptidase codes for MKKLLTALKRFAAVGAAALAIASLQPLSAAQAAPAPVIGGTRAAQGEFPFMVRLSMGCGGALYTQQIVLTAAHCVSGTGANTSITATAGVVDLQSTSGRVQVKSTYVYRAPGYNGNGKDWALIKLASPITTVPTLKIATTTQYNTGDFTVAGWGAAREGGAQQRYLLKATVPFISDATCKAYGGLYSGLVAGDEICAGFAAGGVDTCQGDSGGPMFRKDNAGAWIQVGIVSWGDGCARPNAPGVYSEVSTFASAIASAAASL; via the coding sequence TTGAAGAAGCTCCTCACGGCGCTCAAGAGATTCGCCGCCGTCGGCGCCGCCGCCCTCGCGATCGCCAGCCTCCAGCCCCTCTCGGCCGCGCAGGCCGCGCCCGCGCCCGTCATCGGCGGAACCCGCGCAGCGCAGGGCGAGTTCCCGTTCATGGTCCGGCTCTCCATGGGCTGTGGAGGCGCGCTCTACACCCAGCAGATCGTGCTCACCGCCGCGCACTGCGTCAGCGGGACCGGCGCCAACACCAGCATCACCGCCACCGCCGGCGTCGTGGACCTGCAGTCCACCAGCGGCCGGGTCCAGGTCAAGTCCACGTACGTGTACCGGGCCCCCGGCTACAACGGCAACGGCAAGGACTGGGCGCTGATCAAGCTCGCCTCGCCCATCACCACCGTGCCCACCCTGAAGATCGCCACCACCACGCAGTACAACACCGGCGACTTCACCGTCGCCGGCTGGGGCGCGGCCCGCGAGGGCGGCGCCCAGCAGCGCTACCTGCTCAAGGCCACGGTGCCGTTCATCAGCGACGCGACCTGCAAGGCGTACGGCGGCCTCTACAGCGGCCTCGTCGCGGGCGACGAGATCTGCGCCGGCTTCGCCGCGGGCGGCGTCGACACCTGCCAGGGCGACTCCGGCGGCCCGATGTTCCGCAAGGACAACGCCGGCGCCTGGATCCAGGTCGGCATAGTCAGCTGGGGCGACGGCTGCGCCCGGCCCAACGCCCCCGGCGTCTACTCCGAGGTGTCCACCTTCGCCTCGGCCATAGCGTCGGCTGCGGCCTCGCTCTGA
- a CDS encoding YceI family protein: protein MGIFGRKNTDETAADAVNPDLAALTGDYTIDPAHSTLGFVARHAMVTNVKGKFIDFTGSLHLDGSDPSKSTATIDVKMDSIDTGSADRDGHLKSSDFFKTDEFPTMTFRSTSAEALGGDDYRITGDLSILGVTKPLTIDLEFNGAAKDPFGNERVGFEGKAEILRSEWGLTWNAALETGGVLVSDKIKLNFDISAIKNA, encoded by the coding sequence ATGGGCATCTTCGGCCGCAAGAACACCGACGAGACCGCCGCCGACGCGGTGAACCCCGACCTCGCCGCCCTGACCGGCGACTACACGATCGACCCGGCGCACTCGACGCTCGGCTTCGTCGCGCGCCACGCGATGGTCACCAACGTCAAGGGCAAGTTCATCGACTTCACCGGCTCGCTGCACCTGGACGGCTCGGACCCGTCGAAGTCCACCGCCACCATCGACGTCAAGATGGACAGCATCGACACCGGCTCCGCCGACCGTGACGGCCACCTGAAGAGCTCGGACTTCTTCAAGACCGACGAGTTCCCGACGATGACCTTCCGCTCCACCTCCGCCGAGGCGCTCGGCGGCGACGACTACCGCATCACCGGCGACCTGAGCATCCTCGGCGTCACCAAGCCGCTCACCATCGACCTGGAGTTCAACGGCGCCGCCAAGGACCCGTTCGGCAACGAGCGCGTCGGCTTCGAGGGCAAGGCCGAGATCCTGCGCTCGGAGTGGGGCCTGACCTGGAACGCGGCGCTGGAGACGGGCGGCGTCCTGGTCTCCGACAAGATCAAGCTGAACTTCGACATCTCGGCGATCAAGAACGCGTAA
- a CDS encoding DUF742 domain-containing protein, giving the protein MATPPGGSNSGNWSYGPAQGQGDGSQNANRYNFPSAPSQQRPYSPQGPQGPGPSPYDQPPAPRIQPVQPHRRTPEAAPAGASNNPLVRPYAMTGGRTRPRYQLAIEALVHTTAQPHQMQGQLPEHQRICNLCREIKSVAEISALLTIPLGVARILVADLAEAGLVAIHQPGGDESAGGQPDVTLLERVLSGLRKL; this is encoded by the coding sequence GTGGCAACACCCCCAGGCGGTTCGAATTCGGGTAACTGGTCGTACGGCCCTGCCCAGGGCCAGGGCGATGGTTCCCAGAACGCGAACCGTTACAACTTCCCCTCCGCGCCCAGCCAGCAGAGGCCGTACTCGCCGCAGGGTCCGCAGGGCCCCGGGCCGTCCCCGTACGACCAGCCGCCGGCGCCGCGCATCCAGCCCGTGCAGCCGCATCGCCGTACCCCTGAGGCGGCCCCCGCCGGGGCGTCGAACAACCCGCTGGTGCGTCCGTACGCCATGACCGGTGGCCGGACCCGCCCGCGTTACCAGCTCGCCATCGAGGCGCTGGTGCACACCACTGCGCAGCCGCACCAGATGCAGGGCCAGCTGCCCGAGCATCAGCGGATCTGCAACCTCTGCCGAGAGATCAAGTCGGTCGCCGAGATCTCGGCGCTGCTGACCATCCCTCTCGGCGTGGCCAGGATCCTCGTCGCCGACTTGGCGGAGGCGGGACTGGTCGCCATCCATCAGCCCGGCGGCGACGAGAGCGCCGGCGGCCAGCCAGACGTGACACTGCTCGAAAGGGTGCTCAGTGGACTTCGCAAGCTCTAG
- a CDS encoding GTP-binding protein, producing MDFASSSGGPSRSTTSAKIVVAGGFGVGKTTFVGAVSEINPLRTEAVMTSASAGIDDLTHTGDKTTTTVAMDFGRITLDQDLILYLFGTPGQDRFWFMWDDLVRGAIGAIVLVDTRRLADCFPAVDYFENSGLPFVIALNGFDGNQPYNPDEVREALQIGPDTPIITTDARHRADAKSALITLVEHALMARLR from the coding sequence GTGGACTTCGCAAGCTCTAGCGGGGGTCCCTCCCGCTCCACCACTTCCGCGAAGATCGTGGTGGCGGGCGGCTTCGGCGTGGGCAAGACCACGTTCGTCGGGGCTGTTTCGGAGATCAATCCGCTGCGCACCGAGGCCGTCATGACGTCCGCGTCGGCGGGTATCGACGACCTCACCCACACCGGGGACAAGACCACCACGACGGTCGCCATGGACTTCGGCCGTATCACCCTGGACCAGGACCTGATCCTGTACCTGTTCGGCACCCCCGGCCAGGACCGCTTCTGGTTCATGTGGGACGACCTGGTGCGCGGCGCCATCGGCGCGATCGTGCTCGTGGACACCCGTCGTCTCGCCGACTGCTTCCCCGCGGTCGACTACTTCGAGAACTCGGGTCTGCCGTTCGTGATCGCCCTGAACGGCTTCGACGGGAACCAGCCGTACAACCCGGACGAGGTGCGGGAGGCCCTGCAGATCGGGCCGGACACGCCGATCATCACGACCGACGCGCGGCATCGCGCCGACGCGAAGTCCGCGCTGATCACTCTTGTGGAGCATGCGTTGATGGCTCGCTTGCGGTAG
- a CDS encoding roadblock/LC7 domain-containing protein, translating into MSQAAQNLNWLITNFVDNTPGVSHTVVVSADGLLLAMSEGFPRDRADQLAAVASGLTSLTAGASRIFEGGSVNQTVVEMERGFLFIMSVSDGSSLAVLAHPEADIGLIGYEMALLVDRAGSVLTPDLRAELQGSLLN; encoded by the coding sequence ATGAGCCAGGCGGCACAGAACCTGAACTGGTTGATCACCAACTTCGTGGACAACACCCCGGGGGTGTCCCACACGGTGGTGGTCTCCGCCGACGGACTCCTTCTGGCGATGTCCGAAGGCTTTCCCCGCGACCGTGCCGACCAGCTCGCGGCCGTCGCCTCCGGTCTGACGTCACTGACGGCAGGCGCCTCCCGGATCTTCGAGGGCGGCAGCGTGAATCAGACGGTTGTGGAGATGGAGCGGGGATTCCTCTTCATCATGTCCGTATCAGACGGTTCCTCGCTCGCGGTTCTCGCTCACCCCGAGGCGGACATCGGTCTCATTGGGTACGAGATGGCCCTTCTGGTGGACCGTGCGGGTTCGGTCCTGACGCCCGACCTTCGTGCGGAGCTCCAAGGCAGCCTGCTCAACTGA